A window of Rhipicephalus microplus isolate Deutch F79 chromosome 8, USDA_Rmic, whole genome shotgun sequence genomic DNA:
GCAACCACCCATGCCacagccatacaaccagccgtccacagccaTGCCATGGACATCGACGCCAAGGGAGATGCTCAGACGTGCGCTGACCCGAAGAAaagatgcatggcgcacagtcGACAGGCGTCCAGTTTGCTTTCAATGCGGAGGTACAGGCCATAATGCCCGTCGTTGCTGGCGTCTAGGCGATTCATTCTGTCCTGCCCGACCTTGGTTTGATGGTCGACGTGCCGACGACGAATGCACTCCATGCCGTGACGATACCTCTTTCTACGGAGCCCGTTCTTACTTTGAGGACGGCCgtaccactgcagaggaggcaatgccTACTAACCCGCCTGGCCTGGGATGTCGATCCCACTCTCCGTCTCCCACGCATTCGCCTTTGTCACAGCGCCGCATCCACGTggaccttaatacaagaaggtcatCTAGCCCGCGCCGTGGAAACGGAGGGCGGCGatctccgggggcaaggttgcaggtCATAAAGATGACGACAAGAAACCCCCACAGCAAGACTTTGTACAGCTGATAAGCCGTGAAAAAGATGAAGTTGTGACTGCcgaccttagtgttcttcttgacggccataaagtgacagctttagacgacactggtgccgacttctctattatcagtcagtACCTCGTTGACAGCCACAGAAAAGTGAAGATGCCGTGGACGGGCGCTCATATAAGAACGGCAGGGGGCCAGGTATTggtgccctctggaagatgtacaGAATTGACATCAGAGGTTCTCCTTTCGCTGCGTcattcgtcgttctcgccgcatgctgcagagatgcAATTCTCGGCATGGATTTTTTACGGGAATATGACACCGTCATCAGCTTATcagagagcttgattacgttttgcaacagttcgggcttacgCAATCCTTCAGAGacgcgaccaaaccaactgcgtcttagTGATGACGACGTGGTTTTCCGTcctaggtcatgcacgcttgtttctgtggccgccgctgcCCAGTTTGACGCCGAAGAAAATGCAGACAAAATAGGCTCGCTCCTtttcacccacggtatttccgtcgcacgaggtatcgttaGAGTTGCTGCTGGATGCATGGaattgctgctgaccaattttagtgctgagcgccggcaccttctaGAAGGcatggctgtcgcttacttcAACGATGTCGTAGATGTCGAAGGCTGCCTGGCGGTGGTAGACGAGTCGCTAAATCTTcattcagcgcctgttctggacggTAGCAatactttgccgaaagacgaccgacgcagactccttgagctacTAACCAGATTTCATGACTGCTTTTCGACCACATCaggagttggccgcacgcctttaaccaggcatcgaataattaccgtgGAAACAGTGAGACCTactcaccagaacccttatcgcgtggctccaaaagaacgtgaagcgatacaacagcaggtagacagaatgcttgatgatgacgtcattcagacTTACAGAGCCCCCGGGCCTCGCCTGTAGTCCTcattaagaaaaaggacggcagcctgcgcgtCTGTGTgaattaccggaagctaaatcaggtgaccaagaaagacgtatatccactaccacGCATAGGCGACTCTCTCGACACACTTTGACTTGCTTGATACTTCCATTCCATAAACTTgtggagtggatattggcaaatcgaggtggacccgaaagaccacgagaagaccgcttttgtaacaccagatgggttttatgaatttaaggtcttgccattcggtttgtgctcagcgcctgctacctttcaaagactcatggatactgtGCTTTCTGTGTTGAAGAGAAAAACCTGCTTAGTATATCTCGGCGACGTCATAGTGTTCTCCGCAACGTTTCACAAGCACCTTAAAAGGCTTCAGGCGGTCTTACAAGCCATACAGTCCACGAGCCTGAcattgaagcctgagaagtgccacttttgctttGAAGAACTGCGATTTCTCGGTCATGTCATCAGTCATGAAGGTGTTCCAATCGATCCTGATAAAATCGCAGCCGTAATACAGTTCTCTGcgccgaccgataaaaaggctgtcagatgCCTTCTCGGCCTCTGTGAATATTATCAACGAATTATCGCCGACTTCGCACGCATACCAtcaccgttaactcgcctcactagacaagacgtcacctttgagtggaatgacgaagagaaagctgcttttaACAATCTTCGCCAGCAactacaaacacctccagtccttgcccacttcgacgagagagcccctacgatgcttcacacccatgctagcaatgttggtctgggagctgtgcttgcgcagcagcaagagggcacagaaaaggtaatcgcttacgcaaggagaacgttaacacgcgctgaggctaattactccacgactgagaaggaatgcctcgccatggtatgggcggttacaaaattCCGTTTGCATACAACATGGTCAAGCAaaaaacgacccgcatgacaccgttcagcctcgttcatggacggggagtacgaaccatgttagatgcaatgttactgcacgaaggcgacgacatcgtcccggacgccgacacgtttacggaacgcgcggaggaagctaggcaacttgcacacttacggatcagccagcagcaagagtacgatgcaggccgctacaatgctcactgCAGAACATTCTTCTACCAATCTGGCGACAAACTATGGCTTTGGACGCCTGTACGGAAACGAgaactttccgaaaagctcttaagaagatactttagACGGTACTTAGtgctgcgacgactgagtgatgtcacttacgatgttgttcccgacagttcgtatagtacaaggcaTCGCCAGCACCATCCTAAACTCGTTAAcctagtgcgcatgaagccttacgtcagtgAGTGATTGCGTGActtttcttgagaaaaaaaactgcattacagacttcgcatcggggcgatgctctttgaaAGAAAGGCAAATGATGCGTGTCTACACGGGGACCAAAACAATGATGGGGGATTCGGTGGACACGAGGtggtgggcctctagcttcactcgagaccgaagaagacgatctcgtggctcagctgttgagaacacgctgctttcgttgtCTCAAAGTGtaactgtgttttattcgcgttgtaccaaGACAATATATAAAGCAAAgtcggtatcaggtgacgttattaGATGACTcgggtaaatgaaacgtccaaacatgataatcgtgacacgaaagtcatgtacggcataatttatctccacctcctaacattgtgctaattttaaagtgagctatcacccttcctcaattgtgcttcgcatatcatcgattgccactgtgcgtgggatctgccaattttttttttgcacgtctTTCTCGTGCAGTTTGACGTCTTGCTGATTCTTACTTACTTTAACTGTCTTCTCAGCTTAGATATCCAGTCAAATTCGACACGTATGTGGAGCCCATATGTCTTCCAACTACGGAGCTCTTATTAACCAATGTTGAAGCGGTCATTGCGGGCTGGGGAAGGATATCTGAACGTGAGTTTTTAAACTCTGTTTACGTTCCGTGGTCTGTATTCATTACTTCCTCACACACCTCAAACTTTTCCCCTGCCCAGGCGCTATTTATGTTTATGAAAATATTTAGTGCTTAATTTGTTTTTAGCATATATTCTACATATTTGTATGCTGTTCGCAAGCGCTTCAATTGCAGGcatgaaataaatatatatacaatcGCTACCAGCAGCAAGATAAGCTGAGAATAGAAGCTCATTGCGCAGAACACAAATGTGATGAAGTTCAGGGGGGTCCGAACTGTTGCTTTTACACTTACCTATTATTAAGTCTTTCTGCGTTGCCCGCTATGCAGTTAAAGTCTTGGAATTTTCTCACGCTCAATTTCGAGGCCGATGGTGAACAGAAAAGTGGGAAAAGtacaaaagaacacaaaaaatggGTGATCCTTGATAGCCCAAGCTTCAAAAACATACGCTTTTAAGCAGGGGGTGACATGTTTCTGAAGAACCAAACAACACTGCTTGTGGGCAGGGCCCGGAATATCTCAGCGTGCGTGCAGCCTATTGAAATACCGGAGAAACGTGCAGCAGGAAAATATAGAATTTCTCACGGCATGACGTCACAATTCTTGGTTTGTGTTAATGATATCGTTAAAGTTTGATTCCGACTACATGCAGGCGACTGCGCATTGATtgttcaaaaattttttttgtcacAATAAATTAGTGCAAACTAATAACAACCAATAGCGTTTTGCAGTGCTACGAAAATGGGGCATATAACTCAACGCTCATGAAACGGTAATCTTTCATATCACACACAAAACACGCCACCCCGTTTTATTTACCGATTTGGTTCTTATACTCACGCTTGTTGACCATTTAAAGTTCCAATACATTACATTAACAACTAAGTTATCCCTGAACGCACATACAAAAGTATTTCCTCATCTACACTCATGGAAGATCTACCTCGTACCACTCCATGTAATATATATTCTGTGATTATTCTGCAATAAGACGTAAACTAGAATATGTCAGGGCACTAGGGTACTCATCCACTCAAGATAAGATTGGGCACTGCGAAAAATGCAGAAGACAACTGTgcggctcatttttttttttacaaataataGTGAGCTGGCATCGAAAGTACCTTAATTTATCTGCCTAAAAAACATAGTCAGTAAATGTGGGTATAAATATGCCCATCTAAATAATGACATTCCTATTAACCATACTAACCAGGCATTATTACTCTATCTTCTTAGCACCTCATTTTTGTGAAACTGATAATTATAAGCTTATTTTCTAGGCATGTTCTCACACTTGAAGAAAACAACTCAGGCATTTTTTTAGTGTCGATTTACCCTTCCCCTTCGTCTCTAAACCAAGGCTTAGATTGTCTTCTCATCATTACAGTTGTCTTATGTAATTTTGATTATAGTAATGTTTTGCTCTCAACAGAGAGAATGAGTGTAttgttgtttatttgtttttttcgtAATTATTCTTCCTATAGAGATCACCACAAAACATAATTTATAATTTCTTAGTAGTTTCTGTGTTCTGGATCACTATGCCAGCTGATCTAAATAGTACGAGAACAGTTTTTTTCCGTGCCTTGTTTGTATTGCTATGTCTGTCACTCACAGAAATCTCTAACTATTTGCACGTAAATTTCTATATTTCTATTTGTTGTTGAgagtctgcagtatgtaataaataattaAATTTGGTACCACTCTTTTCCAGAAGGCGACCCATCACCCAACCTACAATACATACAAAGGTTGATCCTTCCATATGATATGTGCAAGGTGGGATTCATCTCCGCCGAACAAGCTGAGGCATTCGACAGCTCTATGGTTCTTTGCACATCTGCCAGTGATAAAGACAGCTGTCAGGTGAGTCTGCCTACCGATAGAAAAGTGTTAGAAATCTGTAAGCGATTAGCGATGGCTTTTGTTCCTAGCCGATGCTTTACGACCTACGCCAGCGAACAAAACTGTGCAATGCAGCAACTGTGTTTCTATACAGCAAATTTACGGATACCAACTTTTAGCAGTTCACCGTCACCGAAATACAACCACCCCGGCCGCTATCTAGCCCGCGTACGTCAGACCGTAAGCGCTGCACTGTGCCCCATGGCGTGATCGTGATaaaccaaaaataaaaataacaaaaattcaCACATCTTCTCGAAGTCAGTCGTGACAAGTGGGCGAGGCACTGGGGACCACTCTTATCTTAAATAACCCCTAATATTGCCCCCGCGCACATGTATGTACTATaagcatcaaatgaaacgcaaACAGCGGAGCACGTGGCACAAAccttatcaatggcatagtgcgtGCCGTCGACCAGTCATAGGCACAGACAGGCCcgcacatccggtgtggcagcactgtGCGATCCCCCTAGAGTGCActatttctgcttgtgttcaaGGTATGGTATTTGAAgggaacaaaattaaaaaaaacagaggttaaacaactgcagccgaaggcgagtattgtagcacggttTCTCATCACGGAGTCCATCATCATGGAATTCCTCAATGATTCTATTTATAGTAGGCAAAAGTCGGTTCATAATGCTGGCTatttcacgctgtttcacttcgAGCTGGTAAATCGAAACAATTTGCGCTTTCTCTTCCGAAAAAAACACTCAGCATTTCCAGTTGAAGTGATGTGTTTTCGGGTCGGTCTCTGAAAGAAGTGTGTAGGTGAAGTAGCGCTGGCGAACGACATACGACGATCGTTTCATAATCAACCACAAACTGATTatatttcaatttttgttttgttgtgccAAGTCACCGACTACACtgcgacgctgaagtaaaagcatGGAAATGCGAGTGATACAATCAAAAACGCATGCCACGCCCATTACCACCATACGAAAACTAGAGCAGAAACGGAGGTAAAGCACTGTAGGGGATCGCTCAGTGCTGCCAAATCGGATGTGCACGCCTGttaatggtgatgactggacggccaacactatactctttctaatgcttgaaacatgCACTCCGCTGTTCGGGtgtcatttgacgccgatagtacatgTGTAGCGACGCATGTGTGCCGTATGTATACATTGTGTTTTTGCCGTTGAACCACCCCTTTACGCCACCACAACTCAGGGGTGGCAGCTTGGTGTCATCGTTTCCGTTCTGCCACTGTTTTCCGAGCTCTCACCTCCAGCGTAGCTTGCTGTCGGCGAACACGTTCTGCCTCTGCATGCCACGCTCTTGCGCCCGGAGTAGCAGCTTGTTGACGACGTTGCCGCTTTGTAGTTACTTCTTGAGCATTATCTTCCGGGAGAGCTTGCCGTCACCATCGGCGTTGCCTTTCGCGGGCAAGAGCACGTTCACCCGTTCGTTTTCATGCATAACAGAAACAAAATGAGTGGTCTAGAAAGCGCTTATTATTCGTcgccatcagcgtcatcgtcatcttGATGGCGCACAGTGCTTACCCTGTATTGTCATAAACGTCATCATCACCGTGAGCACGGACAGCACACAACGAACAAGACTAGAGCTTTAGATGCTTCGCCCTTGATACAGCCATGAAATAGTGCTTGTGTAATACATCTCCTACATCAACGTCGACGTTTTCTTTACATTATTCGTTTAAGAGAAGCAACATTGCGTCTTTTGCATGCACCTTCTTTGTTCAACTTGCTCCGCCCTATAGCGCACATAGAGTTTTACTGAAGCTGTATCCGTGCAGACTCGCTGTGGTGCAACTCAGCCCCACAATAAGAATGCTTCTTTTCTATTGCAGGGTGATTCGGGTGGCCCACTGACAATAGTGACAAAAATGGGACGAACCTTTCAGGTCGGACTGGTTTCTTTCGGCTTCGGTTGTGCGCGTGGCATGAAGCCGAGCCTGTACACGCGCGTTTCATCCTACGTGCCATGGATTGAAGAAGTACTCGCCAGAACTGCAGAAGAGAGCCGTGACGGCGAGCGCGTGGACGCGGCGCATCATCAAGTGGTCGTTCCGAGCTAAATGCGATGCTCTACTTGGTCGTTATTGAAGAAACTCTCTTATGGCACTCTTACGAGAAACAGTACGTCTGAGAAAATTGTCCTGTCATGCAACAATGATCGCCTTCTATATCACCGCATTATCTTCCGTGGTCGGTGCACGCCTGGCGTAGGTCCATGTCACGAACGCGACGTGGACTATCGGCGAGATCACGCATTGTACGAGAGTGGCCAGAATAGAGTTTTCAAAAACATATGTTAAAAGTAGAGGCATATAGGAAGTTCAAAGCTACGTTGAACGAGAAACTTGTGCAAGCTTGCAACGGTAGCGCAAGGGGGGATTAAAAGCAGGGCTGGTGGCCCTGCTCGTGTCTCCTTACTGCAGCCCATCTTTCTTCTCGCTTTATGTTTATTTCTCATtttgcattttttgtgtttttaaattTTCTCTCGACGTATCTAGCTCTATATTTCTTTTCTGGTTGTTTCAGACCATCTTGTTTCTTCCTTGCCTTTCTTTGTCACTGGCTCGTTCTTTCTACCTTCTTTTGCATCCGCTCTTAAAATTAAACCGATACCACGCCAGAGGGAAATGTGAGCAGAGTAGGAAGGCCAAAAGAATTAATAGGAGAAGAAAGGTTGAGG
This region includes:
- the LOC142768993 gene encoding serine proteinase stubble-like → MRDVFLVVLFCFVFKQVFSEAINSPACGIAAPLSRIVNGRATTKVKLPWIVYLEIVNRWSSNNITESMCGGSIISQSFVLTAAHCVNTYGKKPFWIRVFYNTSEMKKGPSVGVDRTIIHPEFTWDTLANDIALLKLRYPVKFDTYVEPICLPTTELLLTNVEAVIAGWGRISEQGDPSPNLQYIQRLILPYDMCKVGFISAEQAEAFDSSMVLCTSASDKDSCQGDSGGPLTIVTKMGRTFQVGLVSFGFGCARGMKPSLYTRVSSYVPWIEEVLARTAEESRDGERVDAAHHQVVVPS